A part of Solenopsis invicta isolate M01_SB chromosome 2, UNIL_Sinv_3.0, whole genome shotgun sequence genomic DNA contains:
- the LOC105197415 gene encoding ATP-binding cassette sub-family G member 8, with protein sequence MGSEAWELERRYSVPGALDTRGLEPPASEDLHAWSIYRQNLNSDFTDSALGSAEKSPLPYGNFQLRDSTVQSILRHPRYGPKSPLANNSYTYLKFGLPRVLPPSSRNRDGSSGYDSSEEGRRVSHAGAPVHTTSIMRSARSDPDFRHVHAVPRESAHSQLTVTREHPRLRSASEANLLQSAVRTNRRHSIAPIDPGYIAHGHGILGPEGYALPLRPMPCLQHPHLQLRGVEASGSDGLPLLRGITLEAGAAEVLAIMATTEKEGTQIIETIAGRKRIKRGDILLNGRSVSARSLRSRVAYLPTENGLSPGLTAQQTLSFYMLLRGGRSTTSLEAEAILQELGLEATKHCLVNTLTTSEARRLALACRLLQDSHVIALDKPTHGLDIFDAFFLVEYLRQWASRGQRLVVLTLHPPTYEILTMVSRVALTSGGRIMYSGPRRDMLPYFALAEFPCPPFKNPSDYYLDLVTLDDLSAEAMLESSQRIEHLAELARTRLPPISDPGPPGALPPSMSGPNIFVQFYGLLLRTLIYSQPWTLTRLLRKIVISASLSVLLGAIFWDVAGESNLYLRDRVGYHYASLGIFFWPLCLLAMCDVTNNRPYVERDIRDGLYGRFMYILVELSCSVLSWCVIYLIYLAPAFAMSGLHLVPDENLTSLWTYLAVGLLYLMLQHLICTFFAHVCKWTYLAALFAGVVLGEMTLAGGVTLHLDNLPSWYQQISPMQWSLSLLLPRLHRSESVGKLANCKPKQIQRQDIIIQAACEPPDGALALREIGLDKLNVRGEFLLGVAVAVVAVLIIFGFLCVKYATPKRPRSAPNKP encoded by the exons ATGGGCTCGGAAGCCTGGGAGCTGGAGAGGAGGTACTCGGTGCCGGGAGCTCTGGACACCAGGGGGCTGGAGCCGCCGGCCAGCGAGGATCTGCACGCATGGTCGATTTACAG GCAAAACCTCAACTCCGACTTCACGGACTCCGCGCTCGGCTCCGCCGAGAAGTCGCCGCTGCCGTACGGGAACTTTCAGCTGCGCGACTCCACGGTGCAGAGCATCCTGCGGCATCCGCGATACGGACCCAAGAGCCCGCTGGCCAACAACTCTTACACGTACTTGAAGTTCGGCCTGCCACGCGTCCTGCCGCCCAGCTCGCGGAATCGCGACGGCTCCAGCGGCTACGACTCCAGCGAGGAAGGACGACGAGTGTCGCACGCAG GTGCTCCGGTACACACGACCTCGATTATGCGTTCAGCCAGAAGCGATCCGGACTTCAGACATGTCCACGCTGTCCCAAGGGAGTCAGCGCATTCTCAGTTAACTGTCACGAGGGAGCATCCGAGGCTTAGGAGCGCCAGCGAGGCTAATCTTTTGCAGAGCGCAGTCAGGACCAATCGGCGACACAGCATCGCGCCGATCGATCCCGGATACATAGCGCAcg GACACGGTATCCTGGGGCCGGAAGGTTACGCGCTGCCATTGAGACCCATGCCGTGTCTGCAGCATCCTCACCTGCAGCTGCGAGGCGTGGAGGCCTCAGGCTCGGACGGGCTACCGCTTCTCCGGGGTATCACCCTCGAGGCCGGCGCCGCCGAGGTGCTGGCCATTATGGCGACTACCGAGAAGGAAGGCACACAGATCATCGAGACGATCGCGGGTAGGAAGCGTATAAAGAGGGGCGATATTCTGCTCAATGGAAGATCCGTATCGGCACGCAGCCTGAG ATCTCGCGTCGCCTATCTACCCACGGAGAACGGCCTGAGCCCCGGGCTGACGGCTCAGCAGACTCTCAGCTTCTACATGTTGCTGAGAGGAGGTCGCAGCACCACCTCGCTCGAGGCCGAGGCTATTCTGCAGGAGCTCGGCTTGGAGGCGACCAAGCACTGCCTGGTGAACACCCTGACGACCTCCGAGGCCCGACGTTTGGCCCTCGCCTGCCGGCTGCTTCAAGACTCTCACGTCATCGCTCTGGACAAACCCACGCACGGTCTGGATATCTTCGACGCCTTCTTTCTGGTCGAGTACCTGAGGCAATGGGCCAGCCGCGGTCAGCGTCTCGTCGTTCTTACCCTGCACCCGCCCACCTACGAGATCCTGACGATGGTGTCGAGGGTCGCGCTAACGTCCGGCGGTCGAATCATGTACTCCGGACCCAGAAGAGACATGCTGCCATATTTTGCTCTCGCCGAGTTTCCCTGCCCGCCGTTCAAGAACCCGTCCGACTATTATC ttGATTTAGTAACGCTGGATGATCTATCGGCGGAAGCGATGCTGGAGTCTTCGCAAAGGATAGAACATCTGGCGGAACTGGCCAGAACGAGGCTACCTCCGATCAGTGATCCTGGACCACCCGGCGCACTTCCGCCCTCGATGTCCGGTCCCAATATATTTGTGCAATTCTACGGGCTATTGTTACGCACGCTCATCTACAGTCAACCGTGGACGTTAACAAGACTGCTGCGGAAAATCGTCATTTCCGCATCGCTCAGTGTTCTACTCGGTGCAATATTCTGGGACGTCGCCGGCGAATCGAATTTATATCTGCGAGATAGAGTAGGCTATCATTACGCTAGTTTGGGCATCTTCTTTTGGCCTTTGTGTCTCCTGGCGATGTGCGACGTGACCAACAATAGGCCGTACGTGGAGAGGGACATCAGGGACGGGCTATATGGTAGATTTATGTACATTCTCGTTGAG CTCAGCTGCAGTGTGCTATCCTGGTGCGTGATCTATCTGATATACCTGGCTCCAGCGTTTGCGATGTCGGGGCTACATCTCGTGCCGGACGAGAACCTGACGTCGTTGTGGACCTACCTCGCCGTCGGTCTGCTGTACCTGATGCTGCAGCATCTCATCTGCACGTTCTTCGCGCACGTGTGCAAGTGGACCTACTTGGCGGCACTGTTCGCCGGCGTGGTGCTGGGCGAGATGACCCTGGCCGGCGGGGTGACTCTGCATCTGGACAATCTGCCGTCGTGGTATCAGCAGATCAGCCCGATGCAGTGGTCGTTGTCGTTGCTGTTGCCGCGTCTACACAGGAGCGAGAGCGTGGGAAAGCTGGCCAATTGCAAGCCCAAGCAGATTCAACGACAGGATATCATTATCCAAGCGGCGTGCGAACCGCCCGACGGCGCGTTGGCCCTTCGCGAGATCGGCCTCGACAAGTTAAACGTACGGGGGGAATTTTTGCTGGGCGTCGCAGTGGCCGTCGTCGCCGTGCTGATCATTTTCGGATTCCTCTGCGTCAAGTACGCCACTCCGAAGAGGCCCAGAAGCGCCCCGAACAAACCCTGA